The genomic region CAAGTATCTTTATCTCCTCAACGTAGCCTGTCGTATTTCAAAACTTATTTCACAGAACTATACACAGAATCGTTCACCTGAAAGAAAACTCATGTACAGTTctgcaaaatatatttgtttattttgtacattttcagtTGTCGAACTTATtttttacattctggcgtttACTGAGTTTTTTTTCATGAGAAAACACTCTTCTCagtaaggcgatttgacgtctatctttagcatataggaatccactttagttgtcattcctcttattaattgtaacatatatatgtatatatatatattatatatatatatatatatatatatatatatatatatatatatatatatatatatatatatatattcattttaaaatagTATGCGTTTAAACACAAAGAAAACTACCCATcagcaggtaatttttacatgctagaaatagcagccaacacggccaaaaccacgatttaatagcaatattcgaagtaaatgaaagataaaaacttttaccttattaTTTAGCGGTTATACCATGGTGATATTTCTAACGGTTATaccattggctgctatttctagcatgtaaaaattacctcttaaagggtagttttcttttgtgtttattgtacactattttaaaatatgaatatgttgtctattgactatttatacatgctaggccactggtggttatatttataacgaatattcgcaaccctatagatgtatatatatatatatatatatatatgtgtgtgtgtggtgtgtgtgtgtgtgtatgtatgtttgtatgtatatatatatgtatatacatgtgtgtgtttgtgtatttattagcCTGTTTGTGTTACAAACAATATGAATGTGACTGCAAATGATTGTGTCTTCGATTTTGTTCCATAATTTGTTAGTGAATTGTCTTAGGAATATTACAAATGATGCTGCGTATGTCATAGATTATGCGTTTGATGAACTTCTGTAaggaaaaattacataaaagatCGGAGCAGAATAATAGCGCAGAAAATATTACGTATGAAAGCAATCTGATACAAAACAGGAAATAATGTTAGTGACAAGACGATAACTGTTTGACGAAATTTTTTCGCATTTTATAATACAGAAATATtatcacaaaataaaacaaaggcaAATAACAGTATAATATGAGTTTTTAAATTTACCAAATGAAAACAGACATCGAAAGAAAAAGATGGCAGACGAACAGAGTTAAAGATACAAacattatgtattatatactcATTGTTAAGGAAAAGAATGACGCTTAACAAAACGTCTgctgtttttcttcatttcttattctttctaGTTTTTCTTCCATCAAGATATTCTCCAGTCACGGGATTTCTGTCAGTGAAAATTCCTTCAAAAGTCCATTCTGCAACATGCTATAGACCCTATGTGTTAAACGCTGAAGGGCAGCCAGAAattccttgtgtgtatgtgtgtgtgtaagtgtgttttaaTGGCTTCGTAttttttggcccaaggccatcaGTTCTTGAGGGGAGgtgaagtcgattagatcaatcacCAGTATTTGGctgtagtttttattttatcaatcccaaaaggacgaaaggcagaaTCGACATCGTCAGAATTTGATCAtcgtcagaatgtaaagacggacgaaatgccgctaagcattttggccggcgagctagcggttctgccaactcaccgtcttaacacacacacacaaataatatgtgtgcgtgtacgcgcacgcgtctgtgtgtgtgtataaatatataacgatTGTTGTAAGTCTTTTACAATAAACATTGCGTGCTTGactgtatgtctgtgtctttATATGCACAAAAAATGTGTCGTCGAAGGGCAATCACGTGCTAGTTTGTTAGGCTCCTCAAAGCTGAGTCCTTTTCAGTTTTTTAACAACAACTTACTTAGTTTGAGAAATGCTGAAGCACCGCAGAGTCATTCGCAGCGAAATGCGACTGTAATAACAGTTcttacatgtacgtgtgtgtgtatatatatatatatatatatactctattcaCCCGAAGACGTGCATGTGTACAGCTGTTGTTGGATGAATACTGTGTCTAATATATGTAATTTCCGGTAATTACCAGTTGATATTGATGCGCCGAAGCAACTGTCCTAATTTATAATAAAGCCTGTTCAATCCaccttcttatatatacatatagatgtactaataaagatacatgcatacatatgtctggTCATGTTTGTACATTGTATGTATGCACCTACTCAAAAGTATAATTTATTCCATGCGAGACGCTTCTTTCACTGAAATTGGCAGGCATCGCCCCTTACCAATGTCTCCCTAACGAATGGCATGTCTATCATTTATCTCCGCTTCTTGTGAGGTCAAAATGCAAACACAGAAAATTACAAATACCCTTCGGCTAGTAAAAATCTAATCACTGTGTATTTACATCTAGCTTCCGTATGTGAGTTTGAACGTATACGTAGGTCTCTGCGACCGGGAACATGCGTTTATGAAATTCGTTTTTATGCATATAACCGTCATAATGCAGTCTAACCTTTGCCGTGTAAATGATGAAAATCCGAAGCGATTGTCTGTAAGTTCTCCCAGCTCAAAGTTTTCACACCACGGACCTTTGTGCCACCGGCTGACTCCTTGTCACTGACAACATCAGTCATGAACGAGATGTATGTTATAGCTAAACGCAGAGTTTCAATACGGGACAGCCTCTTCTCGTAGGCGAACGTTGGCACCCGCTTTCGCAATGTATCAAATGCTTCGTTCAAATTAAACATCCGACGTCGTTCACGGATGTTGGCGGCACGCCTCTGTGCCACTGTCGGTATGCGTCGCCGCTTCGGTTTGCTTCCACCGTTAAAAATAACGTTGTGTGCCGCTGATGGTGAGCCACCGTTACCGTTGACGCCGACACCAGTGGCTGCGGCAGCGGCTGCCGCTACTGCCGCCGCCGCAGcagctgccgccgccgccgccacggaCGCGGCGTTGTATTGTGCCGCATTAACCATTGATTCAGAATGGCGGACGGCGTGGGCTGCGGTGAGAGGATGCAgaaggagatggtggtggtggtgatggtgttgttgctgctgctgttgttgctggagatgatgttgctgctgttgctgctgctgctgctgttgttgctgtatcTGATGGTGAAGGTGTAtgttatgttgctgttgttgttgttgctgatgatgttcAGAAGACGTAAGTAAcgggggttgttgttgttgttgatcttcagtgtgttgttgttggtggtggtgttgtgggtTGTGGTGGCGGTTATGCTGTTGCTGATCTTGTCCCTGGTGtgactgatgctgctgctgttgctgccgctgctgctgctgctgatgtttcTGTTGACCGTAGACTCCAGCCTGGGCGTGGAAGTTAGCAGTGGACACTGGATACAGAATAGAGCCACTCGTCATTTCCTGGTGTTgaggctgttgctgttgttgttgttgctgctgttgatgatgatgatgatggtgatgactatgAGTAAGAGTAACAGGATgtgctggaggaggaggaggaggagcggaAGCGTGAGGAGAAGCATTGAGTAGAGTTGGATGTAAGGGATGCTGCGTTTGCTGTGTGTgggcttgttgctgttgttgctgctggtgatgaggatgatgatgatgatgatcatgatgagtaGGAAGCTGGTTATCCAGGCGCGTGTGAAGACAGTTCGAAGTACTCCACAACCATTCTGTTGGTGTTAGTGTGTCGCTTCCAGAAGCAACTTCCggttcattgtcattattattcaggGGTGCCTCAGCAGACGGCATGgtaggactattattattattgttattggtgctgtggttcctgttactgttgttgttcctCTTATCGTCGTTGTTACTATTAATTGCAccgttgatattattattattattattgatgttgctgtCGTTCTCGTCGATGGAAGTTACACCAATGATACCGGAGGTTCCATAACCGGAACTGATCTGCATATCCGGTTTACTGCTGCAAGGGTACGCTTACTGAAAATAGAAAGAGGAATAGGTGTAACCCTTGTCATAAGCTGTATAATATGTTTcaaaaatgaaatcaataaaataaattaaaattatgatcTGAGCAACCAATTTGATGACGAAATTATTAGTTCTAATACAACCAAAAGATAATCTAGCACTTCAATAAGGTTTATTAGATTTTAAATATCGTCATCTCTACATAAGATCCccttttcgttgccattatttcgAACAGTTtaaagcggagagctggcagaaacgtcagcacgacggtgaaatgcttagcggtattttgtctgccgttacgttctgagttaaaactccgccgaggtctactttgcctttcatccgttcggggtcgattaaataagtaccagttacgcactggggtcgatgtaatcgacttaatccgtctgtctgtccttgtttgtcccctctgtgtttagccccttgtggacagtaaagaattagatatttcgtctgtttttatgttctgagtttaaattctgccgagcttgactttgtttttcattctttcggggttgataaaataagtaccagttgagtactggggtcgatctaatcgactggcccccctctcTCAAAATGTTGGgcattttgcctagagtagaaaagattattttgaacattttgcatgcaaatatatatttccattataaatacgtgtgtgtgtgtgcgcgcgcgcgtatgcatgtttgtgcatgagtgtgtgtgtgtgtgcttacgtgggagagagaatatgtatgtttatgcatgagtatgtttacgtgtttgtgtttgtatgcgtgtgtccgtatgtttttgtttgtgtgtgcgtgcatgtgtgtgtgtgtgtttgatatctGTATGCGCCTCTGCAAATATATGCGGGTCTGTACACCCAAGCTACATTGATGACAAAAGAAGTGAGTAGAGATTGAAGCCTTCCTTGAGAAAGACGGATGAACCGTATCACAGAATGTCAACGGCTGCACCggaaaatattccaaaatatccggaagaaacacagaaacagaAGATTTAATTCAACCACGAATAAGTATCAGAATGAAGCAAAAAGTCGAAAGACAAACCAAAAGAGCGGACTACGCAATCAGAACAACATAACGATGAATCAAGTTTTCTCTGTTGAGTTCTTGCTGTTTGACGAAAATAAGTATCAGCCAAGCGCTGATGCTTATTTGccaatacctgtttctttactattcacgaggggctaaacatagagggggaaaaacaaggacagacaaacggattaagtcgattacatcgaccccagtgcgtaactggttcttaatttatcgatcccgaaaggatgaaaggcaaaatcgacctcggcggaatttgaactcagaacgtagcgacgggcgaaataccgcgaagcacttcgcccggcgtgctaacgtctctgccagctcgcctctttGCCTATATCTGTCATGTCCTCTATGTTCTGCTTCGTCAATGCTGCAAGGACCGGACGAGTGTCTATATATGCTTACAACTAGATTGTAGTATGGTCGTAGTAGTGTGCGATTTATGGTACATATTTATCCTGCTTCTCAGATTTCTGGTCAAAGTGACTTAGTTGGTGACTCAGATGTATTTTTAAGGAAATACATTGATTTgcagaaatatttcagaaaaagcTTATCTCCCTTGCAATGAAAAGTCAATGAGAAATTCTTTTATACCATTCCGGTCGATTTCGTAATGGTGCACTAGAAAACAGCATCTGTGTGGACAATTACAAACGACATTCAGTGACTGACAAGATCCCTACACAGGATTGAAACTCATCTGGTTGACCCATCTCCTGCCGTCCAGGAAGTTAttgtacaaaaatacaaaatatttacattcgTACATTAACACACAGAGTTGGttaaaaatctatagatatattaggTCGtaaagtatgtacacacacgtacatacgtatatatatatatgggtgaaaaggaacacacgagttgatatatatgaaaagacaagtcaagatagaaaatgctaaaataattttataaatcgcatttcagtaccggtttaaaaaaacttttcttttaatttttctaaattaatttttctaaattgaattattcaatcgttacagttgaaaaggtctcaaaatgaccgaaaccggtactgaaatgttctttataaaattattttagtattttctatcttgacttgttttttcatatatatatatatatatatatacatatattatgtgtgtgtgtgtgtgtgtgtgtgtatttgtatgtgtgtgtatgaatttatatctgcttctttattacccacaaggggctaaacaaagagaggacaaacaaggacaggcaaacgtataaagtcgattatatcgaccccagtgcataactggtacttaatttattgaccccgaaaggatgaaaggcaaagtcgaactcagaacgtatcggcacacgaaataccgctaagcatttcgctcggcgtgctaacggttctgccagctcgccaccttgcatGAATTTATATCTTCAAGTGCCAATCCCACTATCAAATTCGGTGATGAAGCTAAAACTACTATATTTTCTACCACCGACCCGTCCAATTCCTCCTTTCTCCCACTcccctatttctatttttatttacttatttatcattctttctcttctttcttcccttcttctatTACTCATTTCTTCCCTCATTTCTACACCCCTCACACACTATGCCCTCcacacattctgattgaatctttgTGTCAACATGTgcctccttgcgacaatgtagCCTTTAATCTAATTAAGatggtatacatgcatacatacatacatgcatacatacatacatactacatacatacatacatacatacatacatacatacacacatacatataatataatatgaataatatatatatatatgtgaatatatacatacgtagatgcatatacttacatctatacgtatatatttatgcatatgtgggcacaggccctcacgaaacgtgtacaacaaaaaagtacgaagtacgagtacatgaaatatgaactattctttcgaacaacgaaagacaaaatggaaaacaaaacaaacaacataaaaccggcccttcatcagttgttggcggtttttctagtctcgtatttagagcatttaacaacaatatacgctttcgataaaacagttgctcccgcaaagaaaattaaataaaatttgggattttgcagagggtcaaaataggtaacacaaaaggacagtgaaaacaaacatgaaGAGCTGCTAAGCCCAaaggaggttgtggtggtgatcgcgtaaatcaagctaggacaggagacagacaTGAACACGTCtaccttgttccagctacaacggaaagaaagaaagaaagatggccgatggtcacgtgggagtcacatgagcaagggaggaggaatgagggagagagagtgacagagtaataggacaGAATAgtaggagaagaggaggtaaaagaataagagagagaaaaagagagaaaacgaaagagtaaaaatatCGTATAGAGTGTACAGTCACTATACACTGGTTTGATAttacttcaatgaatatattgtaaaataacataaggtttcaaatattttttttactcacaaggtttggATCGAAAGGAGACAGTAGAAAGGGTATTCACCCAAGTTGTTGGGTAATGGGATCGAATGAGGGAGATGACGGTTGCGAAGCAGAATTCCTAACCACTTGGACATACTGTACCGATATACActcgcatacaaacatgcatacatacatgcatacatatatgcatgcatgcatacatacgtgttcgtttgcaatccaggaacaggaaatatgaaCCAATTATCTGATGCACAAAATgtatagagatgcaggaaaagccataaaatgtgacaaccgatgcagactttgtggagttcacactgaagatattacCCActtcataagcagttgtccgaaaatgtcatcacggtattatctaccggtgagacatgacgttgtagctaggacacttataatgaaatccgtcgtaaggataatcccgaggacaaagaaataaaactccacaatatggtagaagccaagaaaaggaatactggtggaacgtCCCAGTGAATAcctcagtaaaatgtaagcacaatagacctgatataatgatttggaatagagaagggaaactgtgaacagttgtggaaattagctgcccagcggatgttaacgtaAAGCTGAAGATCGGTGGAAAAGGGAACACTATACCGAACTATTGAGAAACCTGTAGTTACTCTCTCCAGATTACGAGTTCAGgttcatacctgtaattattggggccctgagatatgtaatACCCTGCCTAAATACCAACTTTGAGAAATCAGGGTTCTGAAtatcagaaaagagaaagctaattcaaaaactacagatccaatccatcgctggaactgtaaacatctgtaaaactttccaagaatttattattcaaatatatatatgagtatgtctagatatgtaactatatgcatgagaatatatatatgaagcaaaacatacaaatatgcgcacatacatacatacaaacaaaaatacccagttgttgatgttgaaattccaatgaaggtgtcttagctctaggttagaaactggttcattctctattggcaagaaatcttgaaataaaactgaacaatgacatacatacatacaatgatacctatgtgcatgtatacactcacacacacacgtatatatatatatatgtatatatatatatatatatatatatatatatatgcacatatataaatatatatatgcacatgtgtgtgtatgcacacgcactctcacgcacacgcaaacacattctcacatatgtatacatgaatgaaagagagagagggagagggagagagagaaagagagagagagatgaatacgatgcttattaaacatttttatattcttgCATAAACTTTCTTAATCATTCACAGAGAGGAACAGGCGCACACATGCGGATGCTTATGTGTATACGAACTGACGGACAGACAGGCAACTAGATA from Octopus sinensis unplaced genomic scaffold, ASM634580v1 Contig16902, whole genome shotgun sequence harbors:
- the LOC115230954 gene encoding GATA zinc finger domain-containing protein 10-like; translated protein: MQISSGYGTSGIIGVTSIDENDSNINNNNNNINGAINSNNDDKRNNNSNRNHSTNNNNNNSPTMPSAEAPLNNNDNEPEVASGSDTLTPTEWLWSTSNCLHTRLDNQLPTHHDHHHHHPHHQQQQQQQAHTQQTQHPLHPTLLNASPHASAPPPPPPAHPVTLTHSHHHHHHHQQQQQQQQQQPQHQEMTSGSILYPVSTANFHAQAGVYGQQKHQQQQQRQQQQQHQSHQGQDQQQHNRHHNPQHHHQQQHTEDQQQQQPPLLTSSEHHQQQQQQQHNIHLHHQIQQQQQQQQQQQQHHLQQQQQQQQHHHHHHHLLLHPLTAAHAVRHSESMVNAAQYNAASVAAAAAAAAAAAVAAAAAAATGVGVNGNGGSPSAAHNVIFNGGSKPKRRRIPTVAQRRAANIRERRRMFNLNEAFDTLRKRVPTFAYEKRLSRIETLRLAITYISFMTDVVSDKESAGGTKVRGVKTLSWENLQTIASDFHHLHGKG